The following are encoded together in the Oncorhynchus gorbuscha isolate QuinsamMale2020 ecotype Even-year linkage group LG03, OgorEven_v1.0, whole genome shotgun sequence genome:
- the cnbpa gene encoding CCHC-type zinc finger, nucleic acid binding protein a isoform X2, translating to MEMSSSECFRCGRPGHWIKNCPEAGGRGRGRGRGRGKDLFCYRCGEQGHIARDCEQTEDACYNCHRSGHISRDCKEPKKEREQCCYSCGKAGHVARDCDHANEQKCYSCGGFGHIQKLCDKVKCYRCGEIGHVAVQCSKASEVNCYKCGNTGHLAKECTIEATA from the exons ATGGAGATGAGCAGTAGCGAGTGCTTCCGATGTGGCCGTCCTGGGCATTGGATCAAGAACTGCCCCGAAGCTGGAGGGCGTGGCCGCGGCAGGggcagaggaagaggaaagg ATCTGTTCTGCTATCGCTGTGGAGAGCAAGGTCACATTGCCAGGGACTGTGAACAGACTGAGGATG CCTGCTACAACTGCCACAGGAGCGGCCATATTTCCCGTGACTGCAAGGAGCCCAAGAAGGAGCGGGAGCAGTGTTGCTACAGCTGTGGCAAGGCTGGCCACGTGGCCCGCGACTGCGACCATGCCAATGAGCAGAAGTGCTATTCCTGCGGAGGCTTTGGCCACATCCAGAAACTTTGCGATAAAGTCAAATGTTACAG GTGTGGCGAGATCGGCCATGTGGCTGTGCAGTGCAGCAAAGCCAGTGAGGTGAACTGCTACAAGTGCGGCAACACCGGCCACCTTGCTAAAGAGTGCACCATTGAAGCCACAGCATAA
- the cnbpa gene encoding CCHC-type zinc finger, nucleic acid binding protein a isoform X1, whose protein sequence is MLLPKIMEMSSSECFRCGRPGHWIKNCPEAGGRGRGRGRGRGKDLFCYRCGEQGHIARDCEQTEDACYNCHRSGHISRDCKEPKKEREQCCYSCGKAGHVARDCDHANEQKCYSCGGFGHIQKLCDKVKCYRCGEIGHVAVQCSKASEVNCYKCGNTGHLAKECTIEATA, encoded by the exons ATGCTTTTACCGAAG ATTATGGAGATGAGCAGTAGCGAGTGCTTCCGATGTGGCCGTCCTGGGCATTGGATCAAGAACTGCCCCGAAGCTGGAGGGCGTGGCCGCGGCAGGggcagaggaagaggaaagg ATCTGTTCTGCTATCGCTGTGGAGAGCAAGGTCACATTGCCAGGGACTGTGAACAGACTGAGGATG CCTGCTACAACTGCCACAGGAGCGGCCATATTTCCCGTGACTGCAAGGAGCCCAAGAAGGAGCGGGAGCAGTGTTGCTACAGCTGTGGCAAGGCTGGCCACGTGGCCCGCGACTGCGACCATGCCAATGAGCAGAAGTGCTATTCCTGCGGAGGCTTTGGCCACATCCAGAAACTTTGCGATAAAGTCAAATGTTACAG GTGTGGCGAGATCGGCCATGTGGCTGTGCAGTGCAGCAAAGCCAGTGAGGTGAACTGCTACAAGTGCGGCAACACCGGCCACCTTGCTAAAGAGTGCACCATTGAAGCCACAGCATAA